One window from the genome of Bacillus tianshenii encodes:
- a CDS encoding FtsW/RodA/SpoVE family cell cycle protein: MVKRVLKSYDYLLIAAPILLSLFGVVMVYSASMVWAVMMHGGTTDLFYSRQLMWFYVSLLAFIVAAILPYRLYKRLVKFIFIVSILLLVVVLVAGSVSNNASSWLYIGGFGFQPAEFIKLGLIIYLAAVFSKKQSYIDQFFPAFGPPLMFIAIIFGLIFIQPDLGTGGIILLISYVMIACSGIRFKHLATLTGAGVLGILILIPFLSDEQLSRFGSAYHPFADLKGDGYQLINSYVAIASGGVSGNGLGESIQKFGYLPEPHTDFIMAVISEELGIFGVAFVLLTLLFIILRGLKYARYTSDPFASLLAIGICSMFGIQAIVNIGAMIGLLPITGVTLPFISYGGSSLLLLMYAAGILVNISMHTNLRHRVKKQKNIEFTT; encoded by the coding sequence ATGGTAAAGCGAGTATTAAAATCATATGACTATTTATTAATTGCAGCACCGATTCTATTGAGTCTGTTTGGCGTGGTAATGGTCTACAGCGCAAGTATGGTTTGGGCAGTTATGATGCATGGTGGAACAACTGATTTATTTTACAGCCGTCAGCTTATGTGGTTCTATGTCTCTCTTCTGGCGTTTATCGTCGCAGCTATCCTTCCGTACCGCCTTTATAAGCGGCTTGTAAAATTTATTTTTATCGTAAGCATTCTTCTGTTGGTGGTTGTACTTGTAGCTGGTAGCGTTTCAAACAACGCAAGTTCTTGGTTATATATCGGTGGGTTTGGGTTTCAACCGGCAGAGTTTATTAAGCTCGGTTTGATTATTTACCTAGCAGCGGTATTCTCCAAGAAACAGTCTTATATCGACCAGTTTTTCCCTGCCTTTGGGCCGCCTCTAATGTTCATTGCGATCATTTTTGGACTTATTTTTATCCAGCCCGACCTTGGGACAGGCGGTATCATTTTACTGATTTCATATGTAATGATTGCTTGTTCAGGCATTCGCTTTAAGCATTTGGCAACTCTTACAGGTGCCGGGGTGTTAGGCATCCTGATTTTGATTCCATTTCTAAGCGATGAACAGCTTTCCCGCTTTGGCAGTGCGTATCATCCATTTGCAGACTTGAAGGGAGATGGTTATCAGCTGATCAACTCCTATGTTGCAATTGCTTCTGGAGGTGTTAGTGGAAATGGATTAGGCGAAAGCATCCAAAAATTCGGCTACCTACCAGAACCTCACACGGACTTTATTATGGCCGTCATATCAGAAGAGCTAGGAATATTTGGTGTTGCCTTTGTTCTTTTGACGCTGTTGTTTATTATTTTGCGAGGACTGAAGTATGCAAGATATACAAGCGACCCATTTGCTTCGCTTCTTGCAATTGGCATCTGTAGCATGTTTGGTATTCAAGCGATTGTAAATATCGGAGCGATGATTGGTTTGCTTCCAATTACAGGTGTCACCCTTCCATTTATTAGTTATGGCGGTTCCTCATTATTACTTCTAATGTATGCAGCAGGTATTCTCGTCAATATCTCGATGCATACGAACCTACGTCATCGTGTTAAGAAACAAAAAAATATAGAGTTTACTACATAA
- a CDS encoding YlaN family protein → MSSDMLVNHREKAYALLKADADKILKLIKVQMDNLTMPQCPLYEEVLDTQMFGLSREIDFAVRLGLIEEKDGKELMEALERELSALHEASTKS, encoded by the coding sequence TTGTCCAGTGATATGCTCGTCAACCATCGGGAAAAAGCTTACGCATTGCTTAAAGCCGATGCTGATAAAATATTAAAGTTAATAAAAGTCCAAATGGATAACTTAACGATGCCCCAATGTCCTCTCTATGAGGAAGTTTTAGATACGCAAATGTTCGGTCTTTCCAGAGAAATAGATTTTGCTGTACGCCTCGGCTTAATTGAAGAGAAAGACGGTAAGGAACTAATGGAAGCACTTGAACGTGAACTTTCCGCGCTTCACGAGGCATCGACAAAATCTTAA
- the glsA gene encoding glutaminase A has translation MICENQEELEGFVTYARRWTEDGKVADYIPALASANPNDLAVSIYEPKQHCFSAGDVEKKFTLQSISKVLTLAVALMDVGEEAVFDRVGMEPTGDPFNSIAKLETHRPSKPLNPMINAGALAVTNMITGKTNHERLGRLLGFIHDMTDNADVSISYEVAESEFHTSYLNRSMCYYMKQHGIIKGDVEELMDLYTKQCAIEVTCRDLARIGAVLAFDGKDPDTGRRILPVHVARICKTFMVTCGMYNSSGEFAIKVGIPAKSGVSGGIVCAVPGRIGIGIFSPALDEKGNGLAGMKLLEIMTKRYELSMF, from the coding sequence ATGATTTGTGAGAACCAAGAAGAACTCGAAGGATTTGTAACGTACGCCCGTCGTTGGACAGAGGATGGGAAGGTAGCAGACTATATTCCTGCGCTTGCTAGTGCTAATCCGAATGATTTGGCAGTTTCAATCTATGAGCCGAAACAGCATTGTTTTTCCGCAGGTGACGTGGAGAAGAAATTCACACTTCAAAGCATTTCGAAAGTGCTGACATTAGCGGTAGCATTAATGGATGTCGGGGAAGAGGCTGTATTTGATCGTGTTGGCATGGAGCCGACTGGTGACCCGTTTAATTCGATTGCCAAGCTTGAAACACATCGGCCGTCAAAGCCGCTTAATCCGATGATAAATGCAGGTGCACTTGCTGTTACAAATATGATTACCGGAAAGACGAATCATGAGAGGTTAGGCAGGCTGTTAGGGTTTATTCACGATATGACAGACAATGCTGATGTGTCGATTTCTTATGAAGTTGCTGAGTCGGAGTTTCATACAAGCTATTTGAATCGCTCGATGTGCTATTACATGAAGCAGCACGGCATTATAAAAGGTGATGTAGAGGAACTGATGGATTTATATACAAAGCAATGTGCGATTGAAGTGACCTGTCGTGATTTAGCAAGAATTGGAGCTGTATTAGCGTTTGATGGGAAAGATCCTGATACAGGAAGACGGATTTTACCTGTGCACGTGGCTCGAATATGTAAGACGTTCATGGTTACTTGCGGGATGTATAATTCATCAGGGGAATTTGCGATAAAGGTAGGTATTCCGGCGAAAAGCGGGGTTTCAGGCGGAATTGTCTGCGCGGTTCCAGGGCGAATTGGGATTGGAATCTTTAGCCCTGCACTTGATGAGAAAGGAAATGGCCTAGCAGGTATGAAGCTGCTTGAAATCATGACAAAGCGTTATGAATTAAGTATGTTTTAA